From the Prochlorococcus sp. MIT 1223 genome, the window AACATGGCTAGAATTGCTATATCTATGAATAAACTGAGTCAATATGACTAATAAATTGATTTTTATTTATGACGGAGAATGCCCTTTTTGCAACAAATTCGCTGAATTGCTAGAGCTAAAAAGTAATTTGCCCGAAATCCAAATTAAGGATGCCAGAGATAAGCCATCAGAATTACCTAAAGACTATGATATAGATATAAAAGGTGCTTTACTTATTAAAGAGAATAAAATACTAACTGGTTATGAAGCTATAAATTTCATATGTTCTCAAATCAAAGCACCTTCAGATGCTTTATTAGAAGTTATAAAAATAATATTTAGATCTAAAAAAAGATCGAAGTTATTATTTCCTATTCTCTTATTGGCTAGGCGATTTACGTTGATGGTTAAAGGTGTATCTATTAAGTTATAAAGTAAGACTTGCTAATGTGAAATATCTATTATCTAAAATAATTTTGGTTAGTAGTAAATCCTGGTTAAAGACATTTATAATAAAATATTTCTAAAATTGTTCATTGTAAAAAGATATGGAAATTTATCTTAAGAACTAATTATTGCCGATTGATCATATTGACTTACTAATGGAATGATAAGATTTTTCGTAATTTAAAAGAAGAGTTCCTTTTTTATTAAATTCTTTTATGATTACATAGTTTTTCTTTTTTCATTTTGACCGTCACTATGATTTTATAATAGTTTTAGATATTAATACAAACCTTCTTTCCATATAGCATAATTGCTATGTTACTAGAGATATTCAGCCATAGCACTCCATTTCTAGCTGTTTTTCTTCTTTTCCTAGCAATAATGCTGGGTCTCAAAGCTAACAATCAAAAGGATTCTGAAAAATGAGATGGCCTCCAAACAAAGCCTGGACATCCAGCGAGCCCAGAGAAGGTTTTAGGCACTTTGAAGTAGATAGTTACGGCGGGAAAGGAGATGAGCGATGGGTAGAACTTATTGCGATTTTAGATGAGAGCATTCGATTTAAAGTTTCATGGACAGAGTTAAAAACATTCGCTAAATGGACCAGTGGATGGCTTCAATTACCAAAACAAGATGAAAACACATAAATATTCTTGGTATTTTATAATTTAATAAATTTTTATACTGATTAAATTCAAATGACATTTAATTTAAATAGTAATAATTAAAGTTATATTTCATTAAAATGTGCCTTTTTCAAGGTTGATAGAAAAAATAATTACTTTGTAAAATATTGATTAATACGTAAAAGTTTTTATAGGTAAACCTTATTTAGGAATTACAAGTTGATTACATTTAATGATGAAGTTTGAGTTATACCCATTAACTATCAACAAGAAAGAATTAATGTCCAACGATATAAGCTAAAAAATAAATATAGTCACTTCCTAAAATGAAGATATAGTCAACTATCTAGTTGCTACATTGACGAGTAAAAAGGACTCGAGATAAATACTATGAAATCGAATTAAGTGATTTGATCTAAAAGCAAATCACAGATAATTCAACGTTAATCTTTTACAGATTTAAATATAGTATTCTACATACATATAATATATTCCGCCACTAAAATATATTTAATAATTCTTTAGCTCTTCTGCCACAAAGCAAGTCCTCCTCCTCTACCTCTACCTGAAAGCCACGAATTAGTTATTGACATAGAGACAATTAAAAAGAATGGCTTATTCTTATCCTCAGGTATTGGAATAGAACGCTTAAATACATTTTTAGAAGATAAGTATAGCTCTATAGAATCAAAATAAAATATCAATCTAGGTTGATTACCAACTAATTTACCTTCTCCGCTGAACTTAAGCTGCAACAAACCAAATTTAATAGAGTTATTAATTAAGAATGAAGTTTGATCTTCAATATTTTTAGCCTTAGAAAGCTGAAGACAAGCAGAAAATTTCCTTAATAGCAAACTTGTGAAGAAATCTTCCTTGTCAGAGAGAGGTTTCCATACAGAAACAAATTTCCATACACCAATTAATGGCTCAAGAGTTACATTGCTTCCTTCTTTTCTTGCAACTTTTTCTAGCTCTAGAAGATCATTTAAATTTGGAAGGTTAGTTAATTCTAAGTAATTAGCACTATTTTTAGCCGAATAATTCGAGTTTTTACTGAGATTAATATAGACTAATACAGAAAATAAAGAAATTATTATTATTGTTAGTTCAATTAAACTATAGGTTGACTGTACCATTTGAAGAATTTTGTTTTCTAATACTTATTAATGATAAGTGCATAGTAAAAAAAAATCAGTAAACGGATAAATATTACTAAGTTAAGTCTTATATAAATTGAAATTGAAAATAAATAGAATAATAATAACTAATCAATAGTTTTAGAAACAATTAATATTAGAGTTAAACTTTTGCGTGTTCCACAAATAAAATAGTTTTATAAATAAATTTTCTCGTAATTGAGACCTAGTCATGAATTCAATATTAAAGCAAGAGCTCCTAGAACTCAAAGGGACCACAAATTACTGGCTGTCAATTGGATGGATACTTGCCATTATTATGGCCCTAGTTTCTATCGCTATTGTAATTGTAAGAAAATCAGTCATGGAAAACTCTACCCAGGAGGTAAAAGTCAAGCCATTAGAGACCAAAGGTAAAGGTTTTACTGAATTGTAAAAATTGGATAGCTAAAACGATAAATCAGTTACTGAAAAGAAAATTATATTTAATCAGCTAACCCAGTCACTATCTTCTAAAAGATCTGAATAGCCTTCAGCAATAAAAGGGTAGTGATGCTTATAGATATCTGTAATTTCATTAAAAACTTCGGTGTCATCCTGAATTCGAGAAAACCACTCTTTAAATAAAGGTGTCATAGAAAGTAAGAGGTTATTTAAAAAATAGTTACTAAACTGGATAAGGTTGTTAAATTAATAGCTATTTCTTTATATTCTGTACAAAAATACATACATATTTTAGGAGTTACGCTAAGCACCGATCAATAAAGAAATAAAAATAAAGCAACCAAGTAAGCAGTAGCAGCATAAACAGCCCTATCAGAGGAACAAGCGATAGGTAGAATAACTTAGTTGCTGATTTTCAACGAAGAACGAGAGGAACAATGTACTTACTTATCTTATGACTTTACTAGCTATATCAATGAGTGCTCTAACAGAAAACCTTTGCCTTGCTGATAAAGAATGATATTATTTTACTGATTGAAGAAACTAAATACTTGAATCAAACATTCCTACTTACTACATATAATCAAATGTAAAAAATAATTCTTGCTTAAATATGTTTAACTTATTAATATATAAATAAATATAGATCTAACTTTGGATAAAGATTCAACACAGGAAGAAATAGCTAGTGGCCTTGCTCAAAAAATGGCTGAGAACGCATCGGAACATGAGCTAAGAAGGTTATACGAAGAGACTATGTTTCAGCAGTTTATGACAATGAATAAAAAAGAATTGCAGTCTATGCTCTGGCATGGGTAACTTAATATTAGATAAGTCAATATTTATCAAACATATTTTCTATTTAAAAACCTAAATAACATTATACTTAGTAATATAATCATGTATTTGTAAGTGTAATTTCTATTTTTACCTCTACAAACAAACTGAGGCTTCAAATCTTTCCCATATCTGTCTTCTTATCTGCGCACAATCAGAACATTTACAAACCCAGGAATCACCTACGCCCCAAGCCTCTCCTACACCATTAGCTCTGCCACTACGAGTATGAAAGGTTTCTGGGAAAATCTTACTCAGCATTTCATTACTAATAGAATCAGCTAATTCCAAATTCTGATCATTTACTGTTTTATCAAGCAAAACGTAAGGTTCCCTCTATAATTGCAACTTAACAAGTTAACCATAAAATAGCCATATATATAGGAAAATAGATGTTTATTAATATAGTAATAGATCAGAGTAATTCGAGAAGATATGTCTTTCAGAGTCAATCATATAATGTGGATGAAGCATTAATTGGGGCTTTGCGAAAGCCCTATTATTTTGGGAATTTGCTACTATTGATTTTAGATAGTAGTCCTATAGTCAGGTATACATTGAATATTTTCCTCTCCAACCTAAATCTATAATAAAGATATTTAATATGCAAAAAATCAATTTTTTTACTGTAAGCATTAATTGTAGTATCTCTAATAGGAAAACTACTTATGGGTTAATTATTCTAATTTGATATAAAAGTTTAATTCTCATTTGAAATAACCTAGCAAAACCAATCTTTTAGATATATTATTAATTGATTAAATAATCTCTAATTTGCCTTTACTATTTTCAATAAAATGCTTTTAAGAAACTTTTAACATAAAAATCAATACTCTAGAAAAATCAATTTTTATATTATAAATAAAAATTATTTTACTTCATCGCTACAATTTATTAATAAAATACTGGCAAAGAAGCTATAAATGTTGCATCATATACGTAAGCATTGAAATTCAAATGAATGATCTCAAAGAAGACCTGCTAGACACTGTTGCAATTTTGAAAGGAAGGTTAAATAAATATCAGTACCTAAATTGGGTTTACAACTTAATAATACTAATACTTTTCCCCATATTCTATATTTTACTTGCCTTTGGTTTCGTAAAAATAATAATCTCTTTTATAGGCTCTTTTTACATTATCAATAAACTTAGGAAAGATTAGCTAATTTTACTTCTCTTTTAATTTGCTCCTACTAATTTTGTTTATTAATTTTGAGATCTTTAAACTTTGTTGCCATTGTAGGGTTGTTTTTTGTTAATTTTTTTACACTGACCTCTTGAAGCTTATTATTGGCAAGGCGAAGATTTCTATCTGCTCCAAGGAGTGCATCCTTTGTTTTCTGCAAATTATTAATTGATTTATCAATTTGATCAATTGCAGACTCAAATCGCCTTGTGGCAAGCTCATAATTTTTACCAAAACCCTTTTTAAATATATCTAAATCATTTTCAAAATTTGTTATATCTATATTCTGACTCTTAATAATTTCAAGTTCAGATTTGTACTCCAGTGACCTAAGTCCTGCATTTCTCAAAAGTGTAATTATTGGAAGAAAAAACTGCGGTCTCACAACATACATTTTCTTATAACGATAGGACATATCAACAATTCCAGAATTATATAGATCATTACTTGGCTCAAGAAGTGATACTAATATTCCGTATTCACAATCTTTTTCAACTCTATCCTTATGGAGCTCTTTCAAAAAATCCTCATTTTTCTTTTTTGTAGCCGTTAAATCAATCTCGTTTTTCATTTCAAACATTATTGATACTATTTCAACACCTGAATCATCAAAATCACGAAAGATGTAGTCCCCCTTACTTCCTGTACTTATGTCACTGTCTTTCTCAAAATATGCTTGTGGGAAAGCTGTTGCCCTAAAGCGATTAAACTCAGTTTCACAATGCTGTTCTAGTGTTTCTCCTACCATTTTGGTAGATAGTCGTATTTTCATATCCCTTAGTCTCTCAATTGCCATATCACGATCCTTTATCTGGCATTCATATTTCTCTGATATAGATTTCTCAGATAATTCTTTCTCAAGTTCTGCCTTTTGAAGATCATTTTTAAGTAAATCGCATTCCTTCTGAACCTCATTTACTGCTTCAGAAATTGCTATTTTATGAGCATAGTTATTTACTTGGGTTTCTCTTTCCTTATTTGCCATAAATTGTGTGAGTTGATTATTAATTTCATCCTTTTCCTTCTCCAAAAGACTCCTCACATTGTTAACTGCCAACGTCTTCTCGAGTTCAGCTGCCTGTAATTTTGATTTAAGTTGGTGAATTGCGGAATCCTTTTCACGAGAAGATTCTTGTATCTCAATTTTTATCTTTTGTTGCAGAAGCTCAATTTCGTTCTTTTTATCCTTCTCCGCTAAAAGAAGACGTTCTTTTAGTTGGTTCTGAAATTCATCATCTCTAACTTGCTTCAAAATATCTGAGTAACTAGTTTCATCAATCTTGAAAAGCTTCCCGCAGTTTGGACAATTAATCTCACTCATTATTATTGGATTATTAAATTAATCAAATGATAGCAGAAAGTTTGAATCCTTGTTTATAACCTTTAAAGAGGCAAATATAAGCAAGTAAATAATTTAAATAATTACATATATTTATAAATTCAGTCTAAAATTATCTCAATAGTTTTTTAGATCCTAGTTGAATCTCAAGTTCCATTTTCCTTACTTCTAACCGTGGTGCGCTTTTTATAAAAGCAATTCCCAGCCAAGCAGCACCTATTCCTAATAAAGCTGGAATCCCAATATTCATAAGTTGCGTGTTTCTATTCATTTATAGACCACATAATTTACTATTTATAGCAAATAACAACCATGAAATTACTTGAATATTAAAAAAAAATTGCTATTGTATTGATATTACATAAAATTCATGGAAATAATAGAGTCTCATAAGAAATTAATCCTATGGTACAAAAAAAAGCTAGGTTTGTCAGATTATGGAATGCTATGGTTAGTATTTTTTAAAGGTATTTTCGTTACTCTTTTAATTCAATATATATTCTACTAAATCACAAGATTATGAATTTTACTCTTGCTATA encodes:
- a CDS encoding DCC1-like thiol-disulfide oxidoreductase family protein — translated: MTNKLIFIYDGECPFCNKFAELLELKSNLPEIQIKDARDKPSELPKDYDIDIKGALLIKENKILTGYEAINFICSQIKAPSDALLEVIKIIFRSKKRSKLLFPILLLARRFTLMVKGVSIKL
- a CDS encoding TIGR02450 family Trp-rich protein, whose amino-acid sequence is MRWPPNKAWTSSEPREGFRHFEVDSYGGKGDERWVELIAILDESIRFKVSWTELKTFAKWTSGWLQLPKQDENT
- a CDS encoding DUF2130 domain-containing protein, translated to MSEINCPNCGKLFKIDETSYSDILKQVRDDEFQNQLKERLLLAEKDKKNEIELLQQKIKIEIQESSREKDSAIHQLKSKLQAAELEKTLAVNNVRSLLEKEKDEINNQLTQFMANKERETQVNNYAHKIAISEAVNEVQKECDLLKNDLQKAELEKELSEKSISEKYECQIKDRDMAIERLRDMKIRLSTKMVGETLEQHCETEFNRFRATAFPQAYFEKDSDISTGSKGDYIFRDFDDSGVEIVSIMFEMKNEIDLTATKKKNEDFLKELHKDRVEKDCEYGILVSLLEPSNDLYNSGIVDMSYRYKKMYVVRPQFFLPIITLLRNAGLRSLEYKSELEIIKSQNIDITNFENDLDIFKKGFGKNYELATRRFESAIDQIDKSINNLQKTKDALLGADRNLRLANNKLQEVSVKKLTKNNPTMATKFKDLKINKQN